The sequence TGGAACTTCCATATGCACAATCGATATGGATTTTATATTCTGAGTTTCAAAGATCGCTGCTAATTTATCAACGTAATCATCTATGGTTTTATCTAGTTTAGGACAGAAAATAATCAGAACTTTATCTTTTAAGAATTTCTGGTGGAAATTAGGATAAGCAAATGGTGCACAATCTGCAGCAATTAATAAATCTGCATTCTTTAAGTAAGGTGCTTGGGGATGTAAAAGCTGTAATTGTATGGGCCAATTTCGTAGCTCAGCACTTAGAATAGTTGATTCACTTTTATCATTTCCAGAACTATTTGAACAAATTTCTTGAGCCATGGATCCGGGACAGCCACAGGCCAAGGGTTTTTCTTCATAATCTGGGATACCAATATTTCTTTCTTTTAAAAAATCAAGGGCTTCATTTAGAAATTTATCTTCGCCGTGTTCCTGTAGATGTTGTAAATGGGCCTTTATAACATGGGGTCCGCCTTTGATAATATTTTCCATGGTTTTAGACTCATCATAAGGAACTGCTTCTCTTTGTTCAATTTCTATGGCTCCCTGAGGGCATGTTCCAATACAGGCCCCTAAACCATCACAGAAAAGGTCGCTGATAAGTCTGGCCTTACCATCAATTACTTGTAATGCTCCTTCGGGACATCCGGTGATACAGTCGCCACATCCAGTACATTTTTCTTCATTAATTTTGATAATATCCCTTTTCATAGTAATCCCTGCATTTGAATTTATTATCAACTCAAATTTTTAAATTAATATCTAAACATCTATAATTTAATATGATTTTTATGTTTAAAATAATTTAAGCATTAAATTTCAAATAAATCACCTAAAACGGCTTTTTTATCAGTTTTTACTAATTGGGGTATTTTACCCATAGTCCCTGCATTTTCCCCTACAACGACCATTACTCCTTTAAAATGCTCTTTAAAATCATCTGCATGATTCAAAGAATTTTGAACTGCATCATGATCATTGATTCCTTGGGCAGTATTGGCAATTGATGTGGCCAGAGCATCTGCAGTACTGGCCTCGGAAGCAAATACCGTCACTGAATCGGACCTTCCAAAACTAATGGAATGGCCCACGGTCCCTGAAGAAGTGCATATGCCTAATGGCGTTTTATTTGCCTTGATTTTAAATCCAATGCTTCCTGAAAGGGAAGATGTTCCAGCATAAAGGCCAGTATTAATATCTTTATTTACTTTAAGGGCAATATCTCCCCCATTATCAATAATACTATAATTTGATCCTTTTTCTAATAAAAAAGAAAGTGAAAGCTGGGAAATGGTCCCGGCCACTGCAGCCATAGGTCCTACTTCTGCTTTTCTACCAGCGCGAGCCATTAATTTCACAACTAAAGGCCCATCATTAATTACTAGTGGTTCGAGTGATGTCAAAAATTCAGGATTTCTGCGAGAGAAGTTTATAATTTCCATTCTTTGCTTTAAAATAAATCCAGAAAGCTGGTGATTATTTAAGTCAGTTACCAGGTTTATTTGGGTTTCCTGAATGTTTATTTTTTCTCTGAACATTATTTCACTTTTAATTGTTTGAATTCCTTTAAAGCGATGATTGGTTTTTATTTATAATTTTCATTAATTTTTCTAATTATAAATTAACCTCTATTTTATATTCTTAATTCTATTATATTTTATATATTCAATTATTTGTTTAATCATTTGAATATTAATATCAATTTATTACATTAAATTGTTTTATTAAAAACTCTATTTTAATATTAAGGAGATATAATAAGTTTTATAAAGATATAAATCATATAAAAATAAATTTATTTAAAGATAATTTGAGTTTTTAATATTCTAAAAATCTGGAAATAAGTTATTTAAAGATATTTTTCATAATTAAAGTGATACAATGTTTGGTAGAAGTAGAAAATCTTATCACGCTGGTGAGAGAGTTCTTTCAAGATGCAGACCCCGGATATTTTTACATAGTAAATCTGCTATTATTAAAATAATCTTTTTTCTGATTTTAGTATACTTCTTTAGGTCAGTAGTAAATTTAGCAGTAATTATACAAAATGAAATAATTAATACAGTTAAGGTGCCCTTAGTTGAAACTACAGTCATGATAATGTTTGGTTTAATGTTTTTACTCATTTTATGGGCTATTCTGGATATAATTTCATGGAAATATACGGAATATCAACTCACCACTCTAAGAATTATCACTAAACGAGGAATATTCAGTAAAAAAAGGGCCTATGTTTATTACGATAAAATTGAGGATATTAGCATTTACCAAAGTTTCCTGGAGAGAATGCTTTCTTCAGGTGATATTGAAGTATTTAGTGGTCATGAGAACACCCATGTAGTTCTGACTAATGTCCCTCACCCCGAAGTTCTGGAAGACAAGATAAATCAGATTATGAATGGCGATTGGAAGTCTTTCAGATCCAAAAACAGCCGTAAGAATTACTATAATCCTGAAAAAAGTTTTAAGAAAAAACTATCCTTTAGTGATCCAGAATACTGGGAAACTGAAAAAAGTTCTAATAAGCCTGAAATAAAACCTGAAGCAAAAGAAGATAAAAATTCTCCTAAAAAGGAAAAACACGTCATGGAAAGACATTCTGAGAGATTTAAAAGAAGATGAATGACATAATTCTATTTTTATTTAAATAGATTAAATATTTTTATTCATTAAATTCAAAAAATTTAATTTATAAAAAGTTTTATTGAATTAGCACATATTTTATTTATCTATAGTTTCATACTAATATTTATACTAAAATTTTTATTTAGAAATTTTATTGAGTTTAATCATAGATTCTATTCTTCATATTTTAAAAATAAGACTTGAATATTTATCCAATAAAACAAATTTGTTAATTAAAAAGAATTCCATCTAATAGTTCACAATATAATCTTATCCCGTTGATAATTTCAATTGGATTTTTTATTGTTATTTAAATTAATATCTGGAAAAGATAAAATGAGTGATTATGATATTTTAATAGTTGGGGCAGGTCCGGCAGGATCTACTTTTGCCAGACACATGGCTAAAAATGGTTATAAAGTAGGCATTCTTGAAAAGAAAAAAGAAGTGGGCTTACCTTTACAGTGTGCAGGGCTTTTAGGAAAAAAAATAAAAAATTTAAATACCCTTCCTGAAGAATTCATTTTAAATGAGATTAATGGAGCTTATCTTCACTCACCTTCAAATCACATTATGAAAGTATCTAAAAAAGATACGCAGGCCTATGTTTTAGATAGAGTTGCTTATGACAAGTATTTAGCAGAAACAGCTGCTGGTGAGGGTGCTGAAATTTTATTAAAGCATAATGTAAAGTCTGTTAATTCTGAAAGAGGAACTGTTAAACTGGCTAACCAGGGCCAAAAAGAGATATCGGCCAGAGTTATTGTAGGAGCGGATGGCCATTCATCTTCAGTTTCCAATTCTTTCAATAAAAGCTCTAATACGGTTAAAGCTTCACAATATCTGGTTGAAACTTCAAAACCACTGGAAACGGATTTTGTAAATCTTCATGTGAATTCTGCTCTTTCGCCTGGTTTTATCTGGTCCATTCCTATATCTGAAAATCAGGCCAGGATCGGATTATTTGGTAATCACGATTATCCGTCTCTAAAACAGAT is a genomic window of Methanobacteriales archaeon HGW-Methanobacteriales-1 containing:
- a CDS encoding 4Fe-4S ferredoxin yields the protein MKRDIIKINEEKCTGCGDCITGCPEGALQVIDGKARLISDLFCDGLGACIGTCPQGAIEIEQREAVPYDESKTMENIIKGGPHVIKAHLQHLQEHGEDKFLNEALDFLKERNIGIPDYEEKPLACGCPGSMAQEICSNSSGNDKSESTILSAELRNWPIQLQLLHPQAPYLKNADLLIAADCAPFAYPNFHQKFLKDKVLIIFCPKLDKTIDDYVDKLAAIFETQNIKSISIVHMEVPCCSGIEIIIKRALEKAQKNINIKDYTISINGEIK
- a CDS encoding UPF0280 family protein, which translates into the protein MFREKINIQETQINLVTDLNNHQLSGFILKQRMEIINFSRRNPEFLTSLEPLVINDGPLVVKLMARAGRKAEVGPMAAVAGTISQLSLSFLLEKGSNYSIIDNGGDIALKVNKDINTGLYAGTSSLSGSIGFKIKANKTPLGICTSSGTVGHSISFGRSDSVTVFASEASTADALATSIANTAQGINDHDAVQNSLNHADDFKEHFKGVMVVVGENAGTMGKIPQLVKTDKKAVLGDLFEI
- a CDS encoding geranylgeranyl reductase — encoded protein: MSDYDILIVGAGPAGSTFARHMAKNGYKVGILEKKKEVGLPLQCAGLLGKKIKNLNTLPEEFILNEINGAYLHSPSNHIMKVSKKDTQAYVLDRVAYDKYLAETAAGEGAEILLKHNVKSVNSERGTVKLANQGQKEISARVIVGADGHSSSVSNSFNKSSNTVKASQYLVETSKPLETDFVNLHVNSALSPGFIWSIPISENQARIGLFGNHDYPSLKQILSKFMPSQNYLQDIKILKKYHGEIPVFDSKKALVNKKSLLLGDAASQVKPTTGGGLLIGFACAKIAADVVTKALDNDKTSILKEYEVQYRKEFEKELKTQLMVQKTFELLSDKDLDEMFIKLKEKGAEDIISTYGDMDSQSPLVKELLKRGLIFSVLPKVLYRSVSQIWKFF